CGATTGCTCCAACGCCTTGGCCAGTCACGAGAAAATTTTTTGGTTGCTAAGGTTCTTTATCGGATGCACCTGGCATCTTTGATTCGTGCCAAGGAATCAGATCTGAAAAGAGTTAATCATAGTAGCAGTAGAGCTCGAGCAATAGCAAGCGAACAGGAAGCTACCGGTATGCCTCAACTGGATTTCTGCTGCAGAATACTTGTCCTTGGAAAAACTGGAGTTGGTAAAAGTGCTACCATAAATTCTATATTTGGTCAAGCAAAAACCACCACCGGTGCTTTTCAACCTGCTACTAATTGCATCCAAGAAGTTGTGGGAAATGTCAATGGGCTTAACCTAACATTTATTGATACCCCTGGTTTCCTGCCTTCCTCCACCAAcaatatgaaaagaaataagAGGGTCATGCTTTCTATAAAGAGATTCATTAGAAAGTCCTCTCCAGATATTGTTTTGTTCTTTGAACGGCTTGATTTTATCAATGCTGGTTATGTTGACTTCCCACTTTTGAAACTTGTAACTGAAGTGTTTGGCTCGGCAATTTGGTTCAACACCATCATAGTCATGACTCATTCTTCCTCTGCCATTCCTGAAGGACCTGATGGTTATACTTTTAATTATGAGTCATATATTTCTTATTGTACTAATATAGTACAGCAGCATATACAACAGGCAGTGTTTGATTCTAAGGTTGAAAACCCTGTACTTTTGGTGGAGAACCATTCTCGATGCCCACAAAATATTATGGGAGAGAAAATTCTCCCAAATGGACAAGTTTGGAGATCTCAACTCTTGTTATTTTGCATTTGTACCAAAGTTTTGGGTGATGTAAATTCTCTTCTAAAGTTTCAGAACAGTGTAGAGCTAGGGCCATTAAACAGTCCCCGCATTCCTTCTATGCCCCATCTCCTTTCGTCTCTCTTACGCCATCGACTTGTATCCAATCTAAGTGGGACTGATGATGAAATTGAGGAAATATTACTCTCtgataagaaagaagaagatgaatatgaTCAACTTCCATCCATACGAGTGTTGACAAAATCTCAGTTTGAAAAGTTGCCTGAGCCACTAAAAAAAGATTATCTGGATGAAATGGATTACAGGGAAACTCTTTACTTAAAGAAGCAGTTGAAAGAAGACTATCAGAGGCGCAAAGAGAAACTACTCTCAACAGATAAAAAGTTTTTGAATGGTGATAACCCTGATGATCAACAGGCACCTACTGAACCTGTTTTGTTACCGGATATGGCTGTTCCTGCAAGTTTTGACTCAGATTGCCATAGCCATAGAtatcgttgtcttgtttctgATGACCAATTGCTTGTGAGACCTGTTCTTGATCTACAAGGATGGGATCACGATGTGGGCTTTGATGGTATAAACTTGGAGACTACTACAGAAATAAAGAAGAATGTATATGCCTCAGTTGTGGGACAGATGAATAAGAACAAACAGGATTTCAGTATTCAATCTGAGTGTACTGCAGCTTATGTTGATCCGTTGGGCCCTACTTATTCTATGGGTGTTGATGTTCAATCCTCCGGTAAAGATTTCATTTGTACCGTTCATAGCAACACAAAGTTGAAAAACATAAAGCACAATATTGCTGACTGTGGTGTTTCTTTAACATCTTTTGCTAAGAAGTACTACGTGGGTGCAAAACTTGAGGATACTGTGTTTGTTGGGAAgagattaaaatttgttttgaatGCTGGCCGCATGGAAGGTGCAGGACAAATGGCATATGGTGGGAGTTTTGAAGCTAATTTACGAGGGGAAGATTATCCTGTAAGAAATGACAATGTAAGCTTGACGATGACAGTCCTCTCTTTCAATAAAGAAATGGTGTTGAGTGGAAGTTTACAATCCGAGTTCAGGTTATCTAGAAGCTCGAAAGCATCTGTAAGTGCTAATCTAAATAGTCGTAAAATGGGGCAaatatgtataaagataagtAGCTCGGAGCATTTACAAATTGCCTCGGTTGCAATTCTCTCGATTTGGAAATTCCTATCACGTAGAAAGGAAACTAAGAACTTGGTGAAGGAAGTAATGGACTGAAGTCTGCTCTTGTTAGGTTTACATACTGGTACTGATACTTTTTGTTCAAGGAAGATGCGAAAACAGTGAAGCATTCTACAAGTCCTACGTAGATATAGACCTTTTTCCCCTGTAAAAGGAAGACAGAAAGTTAGAAATGgactgtattttattttttgaagaggCTAGCTGGAATTTTCTTTTCTGTGATACTTCAGATGCCAGTTTTTGTAAGTCTTTTTAGGTAAGGCTGGCTTGCATCTTGAACTTATTTCTATCTGTAGATTATTGATTAATTATCAGTATGAGAGAATTAATATTCATTTCTAGTAAATGAAGTCATAATTGTACAGGAAAGCACAGAAAATGTCAggactttcttttcttttttcctgtgATTTGTTCAAGTATTAGTAAGTTTGAATGATTGCGGATCGTAGTTCAACAGGAATTTTTGCAATGTGGGACTAGACTATGGGCGgtagtgaagtagaaaaggttGTATTTTTtgcctaaacttttttttttcttttcagcaAGGAACGTGATGCACATTCTATACTATGTTTGGTAATCGAAAGAGGAAatcgtttttttaaaataaataataataaagtaattgTTTTTGCAAAGTAAGTTGAGTAAAATGTGCATGTAAAGCACTCAACACCATTATTCTCGCAACTAGTTAAAAATTCCATCTCTTAAACTATTGGTTTTTTATCCTCGTAAAAAaaacgtttttttttaatctctaccTCAACTATTTGTATGCTTGGTCTTTAATTATCCATCTcaatctatcattttttttaatcactaaatcgaatttcaataatatttttcaaagaaaatatcaaaagttaaaaaataaacttatattaCAATTATTCATTGAAAATCTAAAACATTTACttgtatattataaattaaaatatataatttataaagaaaaactcCTACTCTTCActctcttaattaaaaatttcaatatttttttctttcttaagatATGTACATCACAAATTATCCGTATAACTTCCACAAATATTtgcctttttcttctttaaatatgtatttcaCAACCCTAAATAATGTGAATTTCCTCACGTGAAAAATATCCCAGATGCACCTAAATATTAGGTCGGGGGATTTGTAATCCATCGATTGGCCTCGTGTTTGTGAATTTAGGATTAGGTTTTTTGTTCTTCTCATCTCGTTTAGTAATCAATGACGTAACTCAATGTGCCAACACCATTTGTGGCGTGGGGCTTCCTGAATTTCCATTCATTAATCATATGTTCATGTTCATGTTGGGCCCCAGATACAGAATGGACAATTAAGGACAGGCAGCACTTTACCATTCGATTAGACATACATAATGACATACTCAAGTATAATTGTATCAAGGTGTCTTCACATGAAAGCTAATCACTAATAGCATTTCTTCAGCTTTTCCTCGTTTTCAGTTGGCTATTTTTCTCTAGTTGCAACTTTTTTTCGATGCACAAGTAAGTGTTTAATTTtaaggaaaaacaaaacaaaattatgatGAATCTTGGTTGGATGTGTGTTCTCTTTTGTTCTGGCAACTTGGTTATATCAAATTATCAACCTCTTAGGCTCTTACCTCCGTCTATTAAGTCCTGacataaaagataaatagtTTATTCGAAAATTCTTTTTCTGATGTATATGTTTTACTTCCTGAATAACTTAGAATAAAcagagtaaaaaaatatatcaggcTGAATAATAAGGATGAAGAGACATTTGGGACAAGCAACTTTGATTGATGGTGAGTGGTGACTTGCTTTTACCCGTATTTGGTTTACATCACGCAAATCGTATATGGAAGTGTGGACGTGCGTGCTCTATGATCATGACACATTCGGATAAATCAACTAATGACTATATCGTGGCCGTTAAAATTAGGAActtcataacaaaaatatatattaaatcacagtacaaagaaaatgagagaaaattattagatatcgAGCACACCGTGTCGTTCGGATAAATCAAcacatgaataattaaaaatatactcattaaataaaaaatgtatctaatattattccttaatttaaaatattaaagtaaagTTGTTTCCGTATCACGCTATTATTggtaaaaatcacaaataatgtGAAGATCCCAAACCACTTAATTTCTCCTATATCAGAACTTAAGCCGCAATATAGTTTACTTTATTAACCTGCTTAATTATAGGAAAATGATGAAGAGCACgggaagattttttaaaaaaactttatttcaaTTGGGTAAAAGAATTAGAAGAGGGCTGAAGGAATGGGTAGAttaagttgtgttttttttttacttatttttatttctcttccaatagtagaagaatttgaaaaataaaaaaattgtttataatttttctaaaatcattaatatttatttataaatagcatattatttatattgttcgtttctttcctttataaactaaataaaaacaaatatttttctcttaaacagTTAAACCTATTAAAATGagattcaatttcttttcaccctacctttttcctttctttcgtTAAATTTCGTCTTCCTTTCTCAATTTTAAGCCGAACGGTTATGGTATGTTTGTTAGGACTAAAATGAAATAGATGAAATACAGAAATAGAGGAAACAAACAGAACAACAAAGGAGGGGAAAAATgactttcaatttttctttcctcGTTTAAAACGTAAAGGACGAAAACATCTTGTATAGAACTCATCCCAAAATGCGTTTCGTCCTTATTTTGGATAGAAAAGGGTAGAAgagtataattttaaatgtataaagATTATGTTAtccttattttcatatatttctattttagtattttattacgaacatttatattattttgtatatatgtttctttttattatttacacaaacaaataagaaaaaaattattttatttgattttctctctcactaaataataaatattctaaaaatGATCTCACTTTAAGGATTGGTGTCCTACCATGAAAAGAGATAGCAAGTCCCTAGAGGTTTCCATACTGCCAATTTCTACACGGTACTCTGAAGCTTTGACTACTTCCCTTCCCGCTGAGTCACGGAAAATTGATGTAATTAGCCTTCCTGTATGTTTGGACGTGCAAAACAGAACAGAAGCTAATCTTCTTATAATGTGTTTGAATACAcaagaattaatttatttcataaaattatggtaatagcataaaaaattatttattattttatcttctatctaTTTTTCTCTACTTCatcattttatcatattttaaattttctctcttatACTTGTATCATTTCTCAAACAAAAATTAGAGAATTAGGAGAGGGCAACTCATGGCCTTGATGTTTCAGGGAGAGGGAGCCGTGCAGAGGAGGAATGCAGAACCACTTCAAATTGCACTGAAACATGACTATAGAAGGATTGACGTTATATTTTACGCTTACATTTTTAAGAAATGCAACAGCAAGCATGTAAGAGAGTGTGTTATGGAGCATGAGACGAGTCAAAATCCTGATTATTTAACACCAGCAACCTGCTgatctattatttattatttatttccattCCCATCccaccacaaccacaaccacaaTAATGGCATATGCCATGAACGATTCCCTTCAGAATCTTGATTCCTCAGCCGACTTCTCCTCAGCATATTCCGCATCCATATAATTTTCCTCATAATCTCTATTCCCTCTATCTAGTAGTATCTACCCATATATACgcaacttaaaaatatttttttttaaaaaaaccctcTTATGAAGCCTTGGACAATATAATGCACTTTTAAGCCTTCAATTTCTGAAATTCATGATTGATTAGTGTAAACTTTAGTTGaatagaattaattttatctgttgtacataattagaaaaaaataatctgaTTAAAACCGATGCATAACACTTACTAGTGATTTTAAGCGTAAGTAAAAGAGACAAGCCATCAATGACATATCAACATGACAAACTCGATTCTTCACATGCATTATTCACCTCCAGTGACCAGTGGGTGAAGAAAGAATCAATAATTACACATTTGATGAATTGAACTCCCCGTTCCTAAAACCCAATCTGTACATACATGATACAACACAGGACAAATTAAACCTATAGTATACATAATCGATTAATTGTTGAGTTTAACCGGTGGTCTCGAATTGAAGTTCTTTTATACTTGGAAGAAGAAGTTCAGTTTTCATGGGCTGGAACCCCACAAAACCTCAGCAGCAATGGTGGCAGCTTCGGCTTCAGAAACAGAGGCGTCTCTAACTCTGATCAAAATCTCAGGTTTAAAAGCCCTCTTTTCTCTCTGCCGCAACCCTTCCCCAACTTCCAACTGCACCGCAAACCTCGCCACGCAGCTCGCAAAAGGTTTTCTCTCCAAAACCCCACTAACCTTTTCCCTTCCAATCTCAATCAAATCCCCACCTTTCTCCGACCTCTGCAACTCCACCAGCTTCTCCACCAACCCCTCCTTCATCATCGCCTCCACCGCTTCCTTCCGCCCGAAGTACCCTATCTCCAGCGCGCACCCCAACGCAACAACACGCAGTTCCAGATCTTCCGAATTCAACATCGCGATAATATTCGGAATGTCACCGTTGCTCTCGATCTCGTCCACCAGAGGAGACCTAATGGACCTGATGAGTGAACACAGCACCTCAAGGGACAGAACAGAGCCCATCGAGACCAAAGCCCGGACGGTGGGGCCCATCAGAACCTGGCCCACGAACACGTCTTTATTGAACCGGATTAACGCGGAGACAGCCAGACCGGCCTGTTCCCGAACCGGGATCGAACACTTATCGTCGAACAGAACCGACTCCAGCGATGAGAAGAGCTTTAGTTTGAGAACCAGGTCCTGCAACTCGCGATTGAAGCCCTGCGAGACACGGTAAATGGACTGAGTCAACAAGGAGACAAATTCGTggttattgttagggtttcgtAGAGAAGAGGAGAGGGTGTGGAGAGTTTCGCGGTCGATCCAGGATTGGATTTCGGACTCGATTTGGGAGGCGAGGCGTGAGAGGGAGAGAGTGGAGAGGGGGCGAGTGAGGAAGGATAGAAGGCCATTGGAGTGGTTGAGAGAGTGGACGAGGGTTTTGAGGCGGATGAGGTGGTCGGAGAGAGCGGAGAGGTAGGGGTCCGAGGAGGAGAGAATGGAGTGGAGTTCCAGGAGTGCCTTTATGGCTGGGGAATCCGAGGAGTGGTGTCGTTGGATGTCGTGGGTGGCTTCTTTCAGAGCTTCAAGGACTCGCACCAATTGTGGGgatttttcactctcttcttcttccatctCTCTGTTTCCTTTGAAAATATATCAACCTACGTAATCTTTTTTAAAACTAGCATCCAATGTTTCTCGCTGAAGATCCAAATTTTCGCGGAGTTTTCGTTGCCTAATTGTCAACTACTCTAACTAATCGGCGTCCCTGTCTGTGGAATACTTGCTCCCCACGCCCATACATACCCTTTTAATTTCACTATAACAtttttcatcatcttttattcaattatgatctatatctattttatttttacgcgtttctaaatttacttatatttctattagcacaagtttttgttttaatctaGTGCTCTGATTGGTCTTTTTATCCTTAAAGCTAGTTGAATTAATTGagtgttattattttaaaacctttaTCAGATTTTAACAAATTCCTTTGATTCATtcatgaattttgttttaaaggaTCATGCTTGGTCCCAATGGTAGAGGGGTCTTGTTTTAAATGTCACGTATGAGTATGATTGCTGGCACAGAAGCCATCTCTATCTAAAGGGACACCTGGAATTAACCGACTAATAACCATTTGTGGGCTTTCTTGTTTGCTGTCTATAAACAAATTCTGTAACACATGTAGTTCTTAAGGGGCTGTTGCTATATCCGATCCTCTTTTTTGTTAAGTACACTCTCCTTCcctttttctaaaatcaaattacttaaataacatttttcctTCAAACCTTATTTTCTTCCTCTTATACTCCTCTTTTCAGTGCAACAACACACTCCTTTTCTTCATAGAAACAATAGATTCCCTTCTCTTTCATCACACTTCTACCCCTTTTTCACTCCCTTCACCCCCTTTGATCTCTTGCTCTTGTCTCTCTTTGTTCCTCCATTGCTCAGTTTCTCACTTTAGTGTTAGGGAATCTTCATTCTCCAAACATTGAAGGGCCAATATCAATTACAACCTTTGgtcctatatataagaaaaaaaacaattcatcAAGACCACTAAAAGTGGTTAGATTAGTTATTTTGccacaaattttagttttatttcaagACTACCCATGACATCATATAATTTAAGATATGATTACTattcaaagataaaaattataaccaaTGAGTGTACCTTGTTTTGTTGATGGCTCAATAAATGTACTCACTttcatgaaagaaaataaagtaatCATTAGGTGTAAAAAGGAAATTTAGTAatgaaatagttttatatttcttataattatgaCCAACAAAATAGTGCATTTTGTTTCCTATATATAGGACCGAAAGTAGTACATGTTTTCTCTACTTCAATTGCTTCACTATTGTACATTTTTcctatatgatatttttaatggTCCTAgtgttcttttttaaaataatttagatgctTTTCTCAACATTTTAGAAAGTTACCTTCTAGAAcacaaaacaatattttagaAAGTACTTCccaaaacattttgaaaaatacaaaatagtaCTCTAGAAAGTACTTtccaaaatattataaacaatatTGTTCTAGAGAGTACATTCAAGATAGTGATTTTGTATCAATGTTATGGGTATAAAGGGTatgcatgataaaaaaaattaaaacaagtgtAGTTAGCAAAAAAGGGGAGTGAACATAACAACAACCTTCTTAAT
This region of Glycine soja cultivar W05 chromosome 17, ASM419377v2, whole genome shotgun sequence genomic DNA includes:
- the LOC114392174 gene encoding translocase of chloroplast 90, chloroplastic-like isoform X3, with protein sequence MKGVRDWVFSQILSKSLVSPSPLSASNSLYAGEHRNGDVNEQGSDHSASSVSSPIPSDSSNSSYGDQSNQHSSSLQLVSDTEIYQYQHNTNGRRKDTLAKVEELQVKFFRLLQRLGQSRENFLVAKVLYRMHLASLIRAKESDLKRVNHSSSRARAIASEQEATGMPQLDFCCRILVLGKTGVGKSATINSIFGQAKTTTGAFQPATNCIQEVVGNVNGLNLTFIDTPGFLPSSTNNMKRNKRVMLSIKRFIRKSSPDIVLFFERLDFINAGYVDFPLLKLVTEVFGSAIWFNTIIVMTHSSSAIPEGPDGYTFNYESYISYCTNIVQQHIQQAVFDSKVENPVLLVENHSRCPQNIMGEKILPNGQVWRSQLLLFCICTKVLGDVNSLLKFQNSVELGPLNSPRIPSMPHLLSSLLRHRLVSNLSGTDDEIEEILLSDKKEEDEYDQLPSIRVLTKSQFEKLPEPLKKDYLDEMDYRETLYLKKQLKEDYQRRKEKLLSTDKKFLNGDNPDDQQAPTEPVLLPDMAVPASFDSDCHSHRYRCLVSDDQLLVRPVLDLQGWDHDVGFDGINLETTTEIKKNVYASVVGQMNKNKQDFSIQSECTAAYVDPLGPTYSMGVDVQSSGKDFICTVHSNTKLKNIKHNIADCGVSLTSFAKKYYVGAKLEDTVFVGKRLKFVLNAGRMEGAGQMAYGGSFEANLRGEDYPVRNDNVSLTMTVLSFNKEMVLSGSLQSEFRLSRSSKASVSANLNSRKMGQICIKISSSEHLQIASVAILSIWKFLSRRKETKNLVKEVMD
- the LOC114392174 gene encoding translocase of chloroplast 90, chloroplastic-like isoform X1; the encoded protein is MNIFTHVYDVSGVLYCCKLPFSSWSYGVLFSYYCSRMKGVRDWVFSQILSKSLVSPSPLSASNSLYAGEHRNGDVNEQGSDHSASSVSSPIPSDSSNSSYGDQSNQHSSSLQLVSDTEIYQYQHNTNGRRKDTLAKVEELQVKFFRLLQRLGQSRENFLVAKVLYRMHLASLIRAKESDLKRVNHSSSRARAIASEQEATGMPQLDFCCRILVLGKTGVGKSATINSIFGQAKTTTGAFQPATNCIQEVVGNVNGLNLTFIDTPGFLPSSTNNMKRNKRVMLSIKRFIRKSSPDIVLFFERLDFINAGYVDFPLLKLVTEVFGSAIWFNTIIVMTHSSSAIPEGPDGYTFNYESYISYCTNIVQQHIQQAVFDSKVENPVLLVENHSRCPQNIMGEKILPNGQVWRSQLLLFCICTKVLGDVNSLLKFQNSVELGPLNSPRIPSMPHLLSSLLRHRLVSNLSGTDDEIEEILLSDKKEEDEYDQLPSIRVLTKSQFEKLPEPLKKDYLDEMDYRETLYLKKQLKEDYQRRKEKLLSTDKKFLNGDNPDDQQAPTEPVLLPDMAVPASFDSDCHSHRYRCLVSDDQLLVRPVLDLQGWDHDVGFDGINLETTTEIKKNVYASVVGQMNKNKQDFSIQSECTAAYVDPLGPTYSMGVDVQSSGKDFICTVHSNTKLKNIKHNIADCGVSLTSFAKKYYVGAKLEDTVFVGKRLKFVLNAGRMEGAGQMAYGGSFEANLRGEDYPVRNDNVSLTMTVLSFNKEMVLSGSLQSEFRLSRSSKASVSANLNSRKMGQICIKISSSEHLQIASVAILSIWKFLSRRKETKNLVKEVMD
- the LOC114392174 gene encoding translocase of chloroplast 90, chloroplastic-like isoform X2 is translated as MNIFTHVYDVSGVLYCCKLPFSSWSYGVLFSYYCSRMKGVRDWVFSQILSKSLVSPSPLSASNSLYAGEHRNGDVNEQDHSASSVSSPIPSDSSNSSYGDQSNQHSSSLQLVSDTEIYQYQHNTNGRRKDTLAKVEELQVKFFRLLQRLGQSRENFLVAKVLYRMHLASLIRAKESDLKRVNHSSSRARAIASEQEATGMPQLDFCCRILVLGKTGVGKSATINSIFGQAKTTTGAFQPATNCIQEVVGNVNGLNLTFIDTPGFLPSSTNNMKRNKRVMLSIKRFIRKSSPDIVLFFERLDFINAGYVDFPLLKLVTEVFGSAIWFNTIIVMTHSSSAIPEGPDGYTFNYESYISYCTNIVQQHIQQAVFDSKVENPVLLVENHSRCPQNIMGEKILPNGQVWRSQLLLFCICTKVLGDVNSLLKFQNSVELGPLNSPRIPSMPHLLSSLLRHRLVSNLSGTDDEIEEILLSDKKEEDEYDQLPSIRVLTKSQFEKLPEPLKKDYLDEMDYRETLYLKKQLKEDYQRRKEKLLSTDKKFLNGDNPDDQQAPTEPVLLPDMAVPASFDSDCHSHRYRCLVSDDQLLVRPVLDLQGWDHDVGFDGINLETTTEIKKNVYASVVGQMNKNKQDFSIQSECTAAYVDPLGPTYSMGVDVQSSGKDFICTVHSNTKLKNIKHNIADCGVSLTSFAKKYYVGAKLEDTVFVGKRLKFVLNAGRMEGAGQMAYGGSFEANLRGEDYPVRNDNVSLTMTVLSFNKEMVLSGSLQSEFRLSRSSKASVSANLNSRKMGQICIKISSSEHLQIASVAILSIWKFLSRRKETKNLVKEVMD
- the LOC114393920 gene encoding uncharacterized protein LOC114393920 → MEEEESEKSPQLVRVLEALKEATHDIQRHHSSDSPAIKALLELHSILSSSDPYLSALSDHLIRLKTLVHSLNHSNGLLSFLTRPLSTLSLSRLASQIESEIQSWIDRETLHTLSSSLRNPNNNHEFVSLLTQSIYRVSQGFNRELQDLVLKLKLFSSLESVLFDDKCSIPVREQAGLAVSALIRFNKDVFVGQVLMGPTVRALVSMGSVLSLEVLCSLIRSIRSPLVDEIESNGDIPNIIAMLNSEDLELRVVALGCALEIGYFGRKEAVEAMMKEGLVEKLVELQRSEKGGDLIEIGREKVSGVLERKPFASCVARFAVQLEVGEGLRQREKRAFKPEILIRVRDASVSEAEAATIAAEVLWGSSP